In a single window of the Octopus sinensis linkage group LG1, ASM634580v1, whole genome shotgun sequence genome:
- the LOC115217031 gene encoding zinc finger BED domain-containing protein 5-like — MSNELLLHSKLSKHLKTKHPHLQDKSTNYFKRLSEQQTKAANSSINKITVSEKAQIASYQVSQLIAQNMKAHTIGEPLILPACKKVVATILGNETAKEINKDSTVQRYS, encoded by the coding sequence ATGTCAAATGAATTATTGCTTCATAGTAAACTGAGCAAACATTTAAAAACTAAACATCCTCATTTACAAGATAAATCTACAAATTATTTTAAGAGATTGTCTGAACAGCAAACTAAAGCGGCAAATTCTTCCATAAATAAAATCACAGTCTCTGAGAAAGCTCAAATTGCCTCCTACCAAGTTTCACAACTGATAGCACAAAATATGAAAGCTCATACTATAGGCGAGCCACTCATTTTGCCTGCGTGCAAAAAGGTAGTCGCGACAATTCTTGGGAATGaaacagcaaaagaaataaacaaagattCCACTGTCCAACGATACAGTTGA
- the LOC115211999 gene encoding dual specificity protein phosphatase 22, producing the protein MACFERVLSLAGVKSRRFMGSGMSKILDGVYIGNFYDSKEEKAQKENSVTHILAVHDNAKPLLSDKVYLCIFASDNPQQCLSQYFEESIDFIHKARQEGGGVLIHCLSGVSRSVTLTVAYIMTITSLNWRDSMNAIRGARNCANPNYGFQRQLREYEENGLEAARKRLKEKYPDYDNKNDEQRCQELLKCYQHYLAHGSQSDVAVWVYNLNEGKKTSEESKSSTDVVKSKSNET; encoded by the exons ATGGCGTGTTTTGAACGTGTCTTGTCTTTAGCGGGAGTCAAAAGCAGAAGATTCATGGGGTCTGGAATGAGCAAG ATTCTTGATGGAGTTTACATTGGAAACTTCTATGATTCTAAAGAAgaaaaagcacaaaaagaaaatagtgttACTCATATTTTAGCTGTTCATGACAATGCCAAACCATTGCTTTCT GATAAAGTTTACCTGTGTATCTTTGCCAGTGACAATCCCCAACAGTGTTTGAGCCAATATTTTGAAGAGAGTATAGACTTCATTCACAAAGCTAGACAAGAAGGAGGTGGTGTACTTATTCATTG TTTGTCAGGAGTATCACGAAGTGTAACACTCACAGTAGCCTATATAATGACGATAACAAGCCTGAACTGGAGGGATTCTATGAATGCTATAAGAGGGGCACGGAACTGTGCTAACCCAAACTATGGTTTCCAAAGGCAACTGAGAGAATATGAAGAGAATGGGTTGGAAGct gctcGGAAACGTTTGAAAGAGAAGTACCCTGACTATGATaacaaaaatgatgaacaacgCTGTCAGGAGCTTCTGAAATGTTATCAACATTACTTAGCACATGGATCCCAGAGTGATGTTGCTGTCTGGGTATATAACCTGAATGAAGGAAAAAAGACATCTGAAGAAAGCAAAAGCTCTACAGATGTTGTGAAGTCAAAATCCAATGAAACCTGA